gaaaattcGATTTGCTCTTCGAATTTCCAATTGCGCGTTCCCTTTGGTATCTCGATGACAGAATAGttagagaaaattaaaaaaatattcagacGATATCACGTAAATCCCGTAAAAGTTTGAAATAGCTCAGTTTCAATCCTGTCTCTGCGAATATAGGTGATTGTTAAATTTCAAATGAGACGTTTTCAGGACGACTGACGTGGAATCGCAATGTAACAcccttaaaatatttattcaacgaATACGGTTGTATCGTAAGAATTAATGGACCTCTTTCAGGAGACATTGTCATGATTCACAGGTAACCTTTTCCAAGGTAATAATTTTCGATAGCTCTGCTTCATCACGCTTTCGCTCATTACCTTTGTTCATTAATGTAGACCCGAACACATAGCAGAAGTCCTTAAGCAGGAAGGCGATACGCCTATAAGAAGCGGAATCGATATTCTACAACATTATCGACTGAACTATCGTAAATATCGTCTTGCAGGGCCGTTTTCTATGTAAGTAAATACCTACACCTATCATAGATAATTTGTATACACGTAAAATTTAAATCTATTGATCAAAAAATTATTCAGGCAAGGTACGGAATGGTTAGAAGTGAGAGAAAAAGTGGAGCAAATATTCGGTCAAATTGCCCCAAGCTTTTTTGGGAAGATCGATACGATTTGCGACGAAGTTATTACTAGGATATACAAAATACGTAACAGACAAAATGAAGTATATATATTACAGTTTATACAATTTGGTAATGTAAACCTTACGATACGACACGATAAATTAATGACGCGAATAGGTGCCTGCTAGTTTCCACGAGGACATGATTCGCTGGGCTATGGAATGTTTTTACGACGTAACATTCAACAAGCGCCTCGGCTTTTTGGAGTCACCAGGCTACAATCCGACGTCCGAAACGTCAAGAATTATTAACGCCTTGTTAACAGCTCACAAGTACATGAGCCGCTGTGAAACTGGCTTTCAAGTGTGGCGATTTTTCTTGACTCCATTCGCTAAGAAGCTCTTCGAAGCTTGTGACGTGCTCGATAAGTAAGTTGATGACCAAAATTTCATACATGGAATTATTTCCAGGAAATTTCGTGAACGTCTTCTTCAGTGTCATAGGAAAATATGTCCGCCAAGCTCAAGGTAAACTTCGAATTCACAAATCCCATGCAGAGAAAAGTTTAATGGCTGAGGATAGTTCACCCGTTTTGGAAAAGCTTCTCGTGAACGAAGGTATTCATCCAGACGACATTTGTACGATGCTGATGGATATGATCATTTTAGGTGTTCAAGCGGTAATTATTGACAGCATAACAGCAGTGACAATTATGTATAGTGAAATTTAACGTTTATTCGATTTCTAGACGGCGAACTCCGAGGCgttcatattatataatttggCAAAGAATCCACGGACTCAAAGAAGACTCTACGATGAAATTACTTCTGTTTTGCCAAATAACGATGCTCCTTTCACGGAaagaacattgaaaaatatgcCATATCTGAAAGCTTGCATTCAAGAAACTTTAAGGTAGTAATTTTCATAAGAGTACATATCGAGTAGATATCACTATTATATTATCGCGATAATGATTTATTTGATTCAAAGATTACACCCTGCTATCCCCTACATCACTAGACTGTTACCAAAAACCATACATCTTCATGGATATACGATACCTAAAGGGGTAAGCGTAATAGCGTAATGTAGTTAAATAAGATTATTGCTTGGTTAAGAAGTAAATTCTTATAGACATTTGTCATAATGGCAAATCAAATTACTTCGCAACGCGAGGAGAACTTCGAGGATCCGTTAAAATTCCGGCCAGAAAGATGGTTGTCTAATTGTGCAAAAGAAGATACAGACTTCAACTATTTACCATTCGGATATGGTGTGAGATCATGTTTAGGGAAAAATATGGCTGAAATAAAAATGATGCTATTGACAGCAAAGGTATTTACTGTTaggtttaattataatattgtaatcgATTATTAATTGATCGCGTTATACGTATTTCAGCTTGTACGACAATTCAGAGTTGAATATGATTATGCTGACATCAAAAGCAGTTTTATGATGGTGAATGTACCCAATAAGCCACTTCGTTTCCGTTTCGTGAATAGATATTAGtctatacaataataattaagtaCTAGTTACTGCAAAGAACCGCATAGAtaggaatatattatatttcttgttattaaatCAACACTTCGAATACAGCGAGGCATAATTTAGACTAAATAACAGTAGTTGTGATTTATCGTACATTTTTATTGGACATTCATTACGTCAAtagaagaaatgaaataaaatattgttagaAAGGATTTTGgtttaatttattatctattCGAGACTGTTTAGACGCGTAATCCGACATTTAATGTTGAGAAAAAGTTAAAAGCTTAAAGACGTACAGAACCTGTGAAATggatatgaaaagaaatcttttaACAATATTTCTAAATTCGAAGATCCAGTTTACCTTAACATAGAATTTGAAAGACAGGCACTTTGAAGTCCGTATATCTTTACGGATGTTTGCTATTATCTCCATCCATGGGAATTAACCTATAAAAtcgtttctataattttatcagCATCCCAAGTTTATCCTTTTGATCGTAGTGCTCTGAgaatgaaatatacaaaattatttagatGTAAcgtcaaatataaaaatatgcaaacgGGACAATCACTGAAAATAAATTCccaaaggaaataataaaaaaaaattagacgacaataatgaataataaatttattccgATGCATAACATGATTTCTATGGGATAGCAGACCTGTATATCTTCTATCTGTAATAACAAATAGCACctgctattttatttttccaatttagCTCAATCATCAACCCACACTGCTTTACTACGCAACcaatcaagaataaaaatattagctGGCATTATATGAATAAACGGTAGGTACCTTACAATTAGATAAACTTTCTTCCACTAGATTTCTAGATAAGGCAGCTTATTCaattttacacttaaaaattttcCCGTAAAACTCATCGTAGAGCTTAATGTTCAGTGCAGATTGGAAGCGCGTTATCTTTCCTCTGCGCAACTTTCCTAACGGTTCAAACTAGTGGAATTTAATCAATGAAATAAGCAGATCACAGGAAAGAATTTACTGTGTAACAATTAAGTCATTACACAATTCACAAATGATTGCTAGATATCGTCAACTACTCAATCTTCATCTTGATACATAACAACTCGTAGAGCCGTAAACATAGAAAGCACGTTTGTGATGAACTGAAATATCAAATAGTTGGTACCTAAATTATTACAATGATAAAGATGGCAGTGAAATCGATTAAGAAAAATCATTCCATTACCGAGCAATAATAGTTCAGTGAGAAAGCTGGAATGAAACACTTGATTCTTAAGATCACCGGAGATTGTGGAATCATcatgaataatataaatttttgcgTCCTTAGAGACTGTTCATACCATTTAGATTGGTAAACCGCTCGCATAGTATTTTCACTCTGGTAGAAAAATATACTTAACTGTAATTCTTAATCTGAAGCTATAATACTAAAATTTAGAACTTACTACATCTATTAAGTTGTCAGCTGGCCACGCACACATGAATACCGCCAGTAGCACAGTTACAGATACGGTAACAAATTGAAGTTTCAGAGTAAATGGCTGTCGCTATTTGTTcgagtatattttaataatcttaaTTGTAATTGCATATTAATTTGACGTATTCATTACTCACTCCGATAAAAATGATGCCAGCAAATACGCTTTCTATGCCACAGATACATAGCGTAATCAGAGTTGTATATCGAGCTGTGTTCGCTACTTCTTCTGCGTATCTAAAACCACACGTTTGAAAAATATCCATGATATTCTCTAATACCTTATATTCTCTAAGATATACGGTTTAATCGAGTTCTTTTTCATCGTAGAATCGTTGCATACCTTTTCcgagtataatatttttttacgcaTGTTATCAATGATTTAACACTGTTAGCGGCACGTATTTCGGTCATTAAAATTTCGAAGCGCGCTGCAGCGAAGAGCAACAGTAACGCGCAAAATATATTAGTGCACAGAAGTGACGAGCACTGCATACCCACGAGCGATTGTTGCAAGAAAATTATGCTCCTCACGGGTTCAAAATCAACTGGGAACGGATATTCTGCATTCGTTGGAAAGGGATCGGGTAAGAAGAACGTTCCGATGGGAACAATTGCACCGCACCAATAAAACCAAGCTGCAGATGCCGCGTAGTATACGGCGTATTTGTCCACGTATCGTTGGAAGACCTGTCTCTCGTATGAATTTGCTTCCTTACAACAAGATTTCATCTCTTCGATTAATCGCTGCAATGCGTTATTGAAATCACTAACTTTTGAGACTGCTATTACAGATGAATCTTACCTGATATCGATCATACTGATTGAAACAGTAGAAAGAATGCAGAAGTACTTGTAAAACAGCAAGTGCCAAAGAAACTGCTTTGCAAAACATTACTGTATCATAGCGGTGCACATATATCGCATACAACAAAGGACAAAAGAGTAAAAGTGCATTGAGAAATAACACGGATCTCAAGATTTTGAAGCAAAGTATTTGAAACTTTGTAGCTGTCGATGAAAGCGGCCAACAACAGGACAATCCCAGGATAAATTGAGTAAAAGCTATCGCCGTTTTTGGCGCTACATTTCGAAACATACCGACGCGAACTTAAAGACGACTACCGTGTTAAGAGATCACAACGTTCTGTCTTCAAGCAGAACGCTTtactttgaaataattcgcgAGAATTCTAATGAAACTAATAAAGAAATCGTGTAGGGGTAATAGTTCAGTTGTATGCAGTTACTTGCGTATTCTTAGTacgaaagaaacaaaatgtGAAATAATCCCTGTTGCAACACTAATAACAGCCTAAGAGTTTTCTCTCGAATTCCGCTTGAATACGTAATTCTCCTTTATGTGCTTACTACTGTGGGAGATATCGCATATGGAACAGGTTGCAAATTACTCGACACATTTCGCAGTACAACGTCTAATATAAGTTCACTATTTGCGAGTATTAGAGGTAATAATTATACACAAAATCTTTGGACGATGATAGCTTAGGTAATAATGATCCCTTTCCAAGTAAACAAATAATTGATGTTAAATGATTTAGGCATTTATTAGATGTGTAAGTACAAGCAATAAAACAGAAGGTATCATTTGTTCAGTTACTATAGTATCCAATTACGAATAACGCAGTTATCTACAATGTAGAATAGTTATATTTCGAAAGTGGTTTTCATTGAAACAAATATCTGTGTTCATAGAAATTCAAAAAAAGCCAATGTTAATACATGTTTAGTTATGAAATAGTGTGACAGTCGCGATTATCACAAGGAGTGGTTCTTTACGTTCTTATTATATGGTTCATATAATATCTCTGATTAATTCTTTCATAATTATGACACTCGAACGCCAACTTGCGTTTACGAAGAGAAATGACACAAGGAAAACTTTGGTGCTATACGTCTGATGGAAAGTATTAATGTAAATGCGTAAATTGGCAGTTCTGCGAAAGATGTGATTCTTGGGAAAAGCTACACGCAATCTTGGTGATAACGAAGGAACACTGAACGGTTGGCCGTAATTCGCGACGCGTTTGTCGTGTTGTGTGTGGTGCATTACAACTGAAAGATTGCTGATTACGTCAAGGAGTgactttttcaatatttaatattgatgAAACGCACGAACTAGATCCGACTGGTTCTGAAATCTTGCAGCGATCGTATAAGAGTATAAACAATATCTCTAGCTTTGGGAATGTTGTATTACGAGTTCTTGTATGAATTCTTTCCATTTCAGTGTTATCTCGCGGTCTATTTTTgacttaaataaatattaaaagaggGTATCTACAGTCGGTTGCG
This genomic window from Bombus terrestris chromosome 9, iyBomTerr1.2, whole genome shotgun sequence contains:
- the LOC100645879 gene encoding LOW QUALITY PROTEIN: probable cytochrome P450 12a5, mitochondrial (The sequence of the model RefSeq protein was modified relative to this genomic sequence to represent the inferred CDS: inserted 2 bases in 1 codon) — its product is MQRLLPRLMSISRQYSVMKVSKPLGASESQKCLNIDTSDLLCKYFXENTVLVRLSIFFSILAASMTQSQAASVVNESLRADAIPLLDQTAAEVSTTTFEVTTSKIESQIIGDKTPLPFEEIPGPAILKIWEKYWKYVPLLGTQVLSSLLINRFTQGRLTWNRNVTPLKYLFNEYGCIVRINGPLSGDIVMIHRPEHIAEVLKQEGDTPIRSGIDILQHYRLNYRKYRLAGPFSMQGTEWLEVREKVEQIFGQIAPSFFGKIDTICDEVITRIYKIRNRQNEVPASFHEDMIRWAMECFYDVTFNKRLGFLESPGYNPTSETSRIINALLTAHKYMSRCETGFQVWRFFLTPFAKKLFEACDVLDNVIGKYVRQAQGKLRIHKSHAEKSLMAEDSSPVLEKLLVNEGIHPDDICTMLMDMIILGVQATANSEAFILYNLAKNPRTQRRLYDEITSVLPNNDAPFTERTLKNMPYLKACIQETLRLHPAIPYITRLLPKTIHLHGYTIPKGTFVIMANQITSQREENFEDPLKFRPERWLSNCAKEDTDFNYLPFGYGVRSCLGKNMAEIKMMLLTAKLVRQFRVEYDYADIKSSFMMVNVPNKPLRFRFVNRY
- the LOC105666069 gene encoding uncharacterized protein LOC105666069 is translated as MKSCCKEANSYERQVFQRYVDKYAVYYAASAAWFYWCGAIVPIGTFFLPDPFPTNAEYPFPVDFEPVRSIIFLQQSLVGMQCSSLLCTNIFCALLLLFAAARFEILMTEIRAANSVKSLITCVKKYYTRKRYATILRYAEEVANTARYTTLITLCICGIESVFAGIIFIGRQPFTLKLQFVTVSVTVLLAVFMCAWPADNLIDVVSSKF